In one Flammeovirga yaeyamensis genomic region, the following are encoded:
- the nrfA gene encoding ammonia-forming cytochrome c nitrite reductase — MSSKVKNWLLFLATVTVVVLLAMLGSNITDRKSESQFAYQPQVKIADNDPRNDVWGKNFPRQYESFLETKEMDFSSKHNGNQLKDALAGTPELVVLWAGYGFSKDYNQPRGHYYAVEDIHNTLRTGGPTEEGTGPMPATCWTCKSPDVPRLMNEIGIAEFYKGKWFDKGEQIHNPIGCNDCHDNKTMELKISRPALIEAFQSMGKDINDASHQEMRSLVCAQCHVEYYFNKKEPVEGVPYLTFPWKNGLTVEDAEKYYDDINFSDWTHSLSKTPMLKAQHPGYEIYQQGIHAKRGVSCADCHMPYKTEGGQKFTDHHIQSPLANPANSCQVCHRQDQNELMENVYSNQDKNKEGAHRLEKLLVRAHVEAKKAWDLGATEKQMQPILMDIRHAQWRWDYSVASHGGSFHAPVETGRIITTGIDKAQEARIKLAKLLPKLGFDGEVPYPDISTKAKAQKYIGLDMDKLEKEKENFKETIIPKWLEAAKKREDAMGVQTVSSK, encoded by the coding sequence ATGAGCTCTAAAGTTAAAAATTGGCTTTTATTTTTGGCTACAGTAACTGTAGTTGTGCTTCTAGCAATGTTAGGAAGCAATATTACGGATCGTAAATCAGAATCTCAGTTCGCTTACCAACCACAAGTGAAAATTGCAGATAACGATCCTCGTAACGACGTTTGGGGTAAAAACTTCCCTCGTCAATACGAATCATTCTTAGAAACAAAAGAGATGGACTTCTCTTCTAAGCATAACGGTAATCAATTAAAAGATGCCTTGGCTGGTACTCCTGAACTTGTAGTTCTTTGGGCTGGTTACGGTTTCTCTAAAGATTACAACCAACCACGTGGTCACTACTATGCAGTAGAAGACATTCATAACACTCTAAGAACAGGTGGACCAACTGAAGAAGGTACTGGCCCAATGCCTGCAACTTGTTGGACTTGTAAGTCTCCAGATGTACCTCGTTTAATGAACGAAATTGGTATTGCTGAATTCTATAAAGGAAAATGGTTCGACAAAGGTGAGCAAATTCACAACCCTATTGGATGTAACGACTGTCACGATAACAAGACAATGGAATTAAAAATTTCTCGTCCTGCGTTAATCGAGGCTTTCCAATCTATGGGTAAAGATATCAACGATGCTTCTCATCAAGAAATGAGATCATTAGTATGTGCACAATGTCACGTAGAGTACTACTTCAACAAAAAAGAGCCTGTAGAAGGTGTTCCTTACCTAACTTTCCCTTGGAAAAACGGTTTAACGGTTGAGGATGCTGAGAAATACTATGACGACATCAACTTCTCGGACTGGACACACAGCTTATCTAAGACGCCAATGTTGAAAGCACAACACCCAGGTTACGAGATCTACCAACAAGGTATCCACGCGAAGAGAGGTGTTTCTTGTGCTGACTGTCACATGCCTTACAAAACTGAAGGTGGTCAAAAATTCACAGATCACCATATCCAGTCTCCTTTGGCTAACCCTGCAAACTCTTGTCAAGTATGTCACCGTCAAGATCAAAACGAATTGATGGAGAATGTATACTCAAACCAAGACAAGAACAAAGAGGGTGCACACCGTTTAGAGAAATTATTAGTTAGAGCGCACGTTGAAGCGAAAAAAGCTTGGGATTTAGGTGCTACTGAAAAGCAAATGCAACCAATCTTAATGGACATCCGTCACGCTCAATGGAGATGGGACTACTCTGTAGCATCTCATGGTGGTTCTTTCCACGCTCCTGTTGAAACTGGTAGAATTATCACTACAGGTATCGACAAAGCGCAAGAGGCTAGAATTAAATTGGCTAAACTTCTTCCTAAATTAGGTTTCGACGGTGAAGTTCCTTACCCAGATATCTCTACTAAAGCAAAAGCACAAAAGTACATTGGTTTAGATATGGATAAATTGGAGAAAGAAAAAGAAAACTTCAAAGAAACTATCATTCCAAAATGGTTAGAAGCTGCTAAGAAACGTGAAGACGCTATGGGTGTTCAAACTGTTTCTAGCAAATAA
- the ccsA gene encoding cytochrome c biogenesis protein: MKKIFKFLFSNELTLVALFSYAVAMGVATFVENDYGTPAAREMVYNALWFEILQVILGINFIGNIKKYKLFRKEKAAVFTFHIAFIIILLGAFITRNFGYEGNMHIREGQSSNQLISLDRYFNAHIHSASANKEFNRKSTFTQLHQPNFEWKEEINGDQIKVTPKMFVPDAVQTVIEGGADDAVIEVVTASESGRKSVFLAKGKSMFVNGQEITFNNPNKGAINIREKGVDYTIETPQPIGFFIMADQSTGSVDDGIESKLQKEALYTMGDFRFVIKDIHEGLKLGYSPATTKKMKEQAADLLFVDVTVNDETKEVILASLSGVVTPFKEVVIGGYTIDVSFGPQVTELPFSLFLNHFEMERYPGSTNPSAYSSEVIVQDGDVSYPYTIFMNNVLDHSGYRFFQASFDQDEKGTILSVNQDRPGTIVTYIGYLLMTVAMVLSMFEKKSRFRLVSGKLSKLKAQSVTLLLMGAAVLSSHQLKAQTEVAEHPNQEKVEVQETPQFVDRSQHVDGEHSKLFGSLIVQDMDGRLKPVNTLSSEFLRKLTRKTTYKMVYKDGAEEKMNSDQLFLALQMDPGYWQSMPIIKVDKDAGKGVFDLLDMEQKPMVSFNDLINNEGDYLLRAAVDDAQKKKPSERGEFDKELIKIDERFNILYQGLSGNYLKIFPVPNDPDHNWFNANFMGSPFAQEDSTFVRNITKMYFMEILKARESKDWSQVNQNLEYIRLFQQKMGEDIYPTDNAIKMELLYNKMNIFNNLFPIYWMLGIYLLGVALWKVFKVNTASNRAYTIGVILQMVAFGFFTCNLLLRWYIAQYPPWTNGYEMLILVAWALFLFGFFFYKKSDFILPLVSLFGGTLLFVSFLDWLNPEITNLVPVLKSYWLKIHVAIIVSSYAPLALSALLGFINLIFITIRNEKFKKPILELTYVSELSMTIGLYMLAVGTFLGGVWANESWGRYWGWDPKETWALISVIVYSVVLHLRLVPALKGNYTFNLASLLAFSSIVMTSFGVNYYLTGLHSYATGDPVPVPTFVYYVVAMVFTLAVAAYYRNQKKI; encoded by the coding sequence ATGAAGAAAATCTTCAAGTTTCTATTTTCAAACGAACTAACATTAGTTGCCTTATTTTCTTATGCGGTAGCAATGGGTGTGGCCACTTTCGTTGAAAATGATTATGGTACACCAGCAGCAAGAGAAATGGTGTACAATGCACTTTGGTTCGAAATTTTACAAGTGATCTTAGGTATTAACTTTATAGGTAATATCAAGAAATATAAGTTATTCAGAAAAGAAAAAGCAGCCGTTTTTACTTTTCATATCGCTTTTATTATCATTTTATTGGGTGCGTTTATTACTAGAAACTTCGGATACGAAGGGAATATGCATATCCGTGAGGGGCAAAGCAGTAATCAACTTATCTCATTAGACCGCTATTTCAATGCACATATTCACAGTGCATCTGCGAATAAAGAATTTAACCGTAAAAGTACTTTCACTCAGTTACATCAACCTAATTTTGAGTGGAAAGAAGAAATTAATGGAGATCAAATTAAAGTGACTCCTAAAATGTTTGTACCTGATGCTGTTCAAACAGTAATAGAAGGTGGTGCTGATGATGCTGTTATAGAAGTTGTTACTGCATCTGAGTCGGGCCGTAAATCGGTTTTCCTTGCCAAAGGAAAAAGTATGTTTGTGAATGGTCAGGAAATTACATTCAACAACCCTAACAAAGGGGCAATAAACATTAGAGAAAAAGGAGTTGATTATACAATTGAAACTCCTCAGCCAATTGGCTTTTTTATCATGGCAGACCAAAGTACAGGTTCTGTAGATGATGGTATTGAATCCAAATTACAAAAAGAGGCCCTATACACTATGGGTGATTTCCGTTTTGTAATTAAAGATATACATGAAGGCCTAAAACTAGGCTACTCTCCTGCCACTACAAAGAAAATGAAAGAACAAGCTGCCGATCTTTTGTTTGTTGACGTTACTGTGAACGACGAAACAAAAGAAGTGATTTTGGCGAGTTTGAGTGGTGTAGTAACTCCATTTAAAGAAGTGGTTATCGGAGGATATACAATTGATGTTTCTTTTGGACCTCAAGTAACTGAATTACCTTTCAGTCTTTTCTTGAATCACTTTGAAATGGAAAGATACCCAGGTTCAACCAACCCTTCTGCTTACTCATCAGAAGTGATTGTTCAAGATGGGGATGTGAGTTACCCTTATACTATTTTTATGAATAATGTATTGGACCACTCAGGTTACCGTTTCTTCCAAGCCTCTTTTGATCAAGATGAAAAGGGTACTATCCTTTCTGTAAACCAAGATAGACCTGGTACTATTGTCACTTATATTGGATACTTATTGATGACTGTAGCAATGGTATTGAGTATGTTCGAGAAAAAATCAAGATTTAGATTAGTAAGTGGTAAACTTTCGAAATTAAAAGCACAAAGTGTTACTCTTCTTTTAATGGGTGCTGCTGTATTAAGTTCACACCAACTAAAAGCACAAACAGAAGTAGCAGAACATCCTAATCAGGAGAAAGTAGAAGTACAAGAGACTCCACAATTTGTCGACCGATCTCAACATGTCGATGGAGAACATTCTAAGCTTTTTGGTAGCTTAATTGTTCAGGATATGGATGGCCGTTTAAAGCCTGTCAATACTTTATCATCAGAATTCTTAAGAAAACTAACGCGTAAGACCACTTATAAAATGGTTTACAAAGATGGTGCTGAAGAAAAGATGAACAGTGATCAATTGTTCCTTGCTTTACAAATGGATCCTGGTTACTGGCAAAGTATGCCTATCATTAAAGTTGACAAAGACGCTGGTAAAGGTGTTTTTGATCTATTGGATATGGAACAAAAGCCTATGGTTTCTTTCAATGATTTAATCAATAACGAAGGTGATTACTTATTAAGAGCTGCCGTTGATGATGCCCAAAAGAAAAAACCATCTGAAAGAGGAGAATTTGATAAAGAGTTGATTAAAATCGACGAAAGATTTAATATTCTATATCAAGGCTTATCGGGGAACTACTTAAAGATCTTCCCTGTACCTAACGATCCAGATCACAACTGGTTTAACGCCAATTTTATGGGATCTCCTTTCGCACAAGAAGATTCAACTTTCGTAAGAAACATCACTAAGATGTATTTTATGGAGATTCTTAAAGCAAGAGAATCCAAAGATTGGTCGCAAGTAAATCAAAACTTAGAATACATTCGTTTATTCCAACAAAAAATGGGTGAAGATATTTATCCTACAGACAACGCCATTAAAATGGAGTTGCTGTACAATAAGATGAATATTTTCAATAACCTTTTCCCTATTTACTGGATGTTGGGTATTTACCTTTTAGGTGTTGCCTTATGGAAAGTATTTAAAGTGAATACAGCAAGTAATCGAGCGTATACAATTGGGGTTATACTTCAAATGGTGGCTTTCGGTTTCTTTACTTGCAACCTTCTATTAAGATGGTACATTGCACAATATCCACCTTGGACTAACGGTTATGAAATGCTTATTCTTGTAGCTTGGGCATTGTTCCTATTTGGTTTCTTCTTTTATAAGAAATCGGATTTTATCCTTCCATTAGTTTCTCTGTTTGGTGGTACATTATTGTTTGTAAGTTTCTTGGATTGGTTAAACCCAGAAATTACTAACCTTGTACCTGTATTGAAATCGTATTGGTTAAAAATTCACGTAGCGATTATCGTAAGTTCATATGCTCCTTTAGCATTGTCAGCACTTCTTGGTTTTATCAACTTGATCTTCATTACAATTAGAAATGAGAAGTTTAAGAAGCCAATTTTGGAATTGACTTATGTAAGTGAGCTATCAATGACTATTGGTTTATACATGTTAGCTGTAGGTACATTCTTAGGTGGTGTTTGGGCCAACGAGTCATGGGGTCGTTATTGGGGTTGGGATCCTAAAGAAACATGGGCTTTAATCTCTGTGATTGTGTACTCTGTAGTACTTCACCTTAGATTGGTTCCTGCTTTAAAAGGGAATTACACATTCAACTTGGCAAGTTTATTAGCCTTCTCAAGTATTGTAATGACCTCTTTTGGTGTAAATTACTACTTAACAGGTTTACACTCTTACGCTACAGGCGATCCTGTACCAGTTCCTACCTTTGTTTACTATGTAGTAGCTATGGTATTTACACTTGCTGTAGCAGCGTATTATAGAAATCAAAAGAAGATATAA
- a CDS encoding thioredoxin family protein: protein MKKLIISLFVFFGFTISILAQENKEIPAITDPVTKEGWTNDANYAIKTAQDEKRPIIMDFTGSDWCGWCKKIDREIFDTPEFKKWVKENNIILLELDFPKGVKQSDQLRAQNYYLAQEYKIQGYPTIFIVKDGKGIQMGYQKGGPEAWIKAVEAQLDI, encoded by the coding sequence ATGAAAAAGTTAATCATCTCACTTTTTGTATTCTTCGGCTTTACGATTTCAATATTAGCACAAGAAAACAAAGAAATCCCCGCAATTACAGATCCTGTAACGAAAGAGGGATGGACCAATGATGCAAATTATGCTATTAAAACCGCTCAGGATGAAAAAAGACCTATAATCATGGACTTTACAGGAAGTGATTGGTGTGGATGGTGTAAAAAAATTGACAGAGAAATCTTTGATACACCAGAATTCAAAAAATGGGTAAAGGAAAATAATATTATTCTTTTAGAGCTTGATTTCCCTAAAGGTGTTAAACAATCCGATCAGCTTAGAGCACAGAATTATTATTTAGCTCAGGAGTATAAAATTCAAGGTTATCCTACAATTTTTATTGTAAAAGATGGTAAGGGTATTCAAATGGGTTACCAAAAAGGAGGACCTGAAGCTTGGATTAAAGCTGTAGAGGCTCAGTTGGATATTTAA
- a CDS encoding HAEPLYID family protein produces MRSLNTLFLLLVISMGSLFAQNETHGILTKEQQDSIYINKYNEKNLPPKVVHAEPLYIDLIRDLGARAGEKEWNVGMEIKDNLKYDKYEALIEYEWAPINRLGFEVELPFSFYSPQDGVDRDSIPSDRLESLKLATQWSFFVSEKLNMSMALGYINEITFSDFKNFGNPLIQGNIFNPFYVIAKRWGRNWHSLIYTGPSFEYGYQSKDWDISYEINPSFHYMIPGTSNFIGMEFNQTVANGDFDMTIRPQMRVGIADNLLVGIVAGIPVGRENERLSAFCRLIWEPGHKHR; encoded by the coding sequence ATGAGATCGCTTAACACGCTATTCTTATTATTAGTTATTTCTATGGGTTCTTTATTTGCACAAAATGAAACTCATGGAATTCTAACTAAAGAACAGCAAGACAGTATTTATATCAATAAATACAACGAGAAGAATTTACCTCCAAAGGTGGTACACGCTGAACCACTTTACATTGATCTTATTCGCGACCTTGGAGCACGTGCTGGTGAAAAAGAATGGAACGTGGGTATGGAGATTAAAGACAATCTTAAATACGATAAATACGAGGCTTTAATAGAATACGAATGGGCACCAATCAATAGACTTGGTTTTGAAGTAGAACTTCCTTTTTCATTTTATTCTCCACAGGATGGAGTAGATAGAGATTCAATTCCTTCAGATAGATTAGAAAGTTTAAAATTGGCAACACAATGGTCATTTTTTGTTTCTGAAAAACTGAATATGTCAATGGCTTTGGGGTATATCAATGAAATCACATTTTCCGATTTTAAAAATTTTGGCAATCCTTTAATTCAAGGAAATATTTTTAATCCGTTTTATGTCATCGCAAAAAGATGGGGGAGAAATTGGCACTCGTTGATTTATACCGGACCAAGTTTTGAATACGGTTATCAATCTAAAGATTGGGATATTTCTTATGAAATCAACCCTTCATTCCATTATATGATACCGGGTACTTCCAATTTTATTGGTATGGAGTTTAACCAAACGGTGGCCAATGGAGATTTTGATATGACTATTCGCCCTCAGATGAGAGTGGGTATTGCAGATAACCTTTTGGTGGGTATCGTTGCCGGTATTCCTGTTGGTAGAGAAAACGAACGTTTAAGTGCTTTCTGTCGTTTGATTTGGGAACCGGGGCATAAGCATAGATAA